The genome window TTTCCCCCTAAGCCCCCGCCAGCCGAAGGCTTTGTTATTTAGGCCCAGCTGCCGGTAAGGTGCAATCAGCTCCGGCATTCCCGGAATCATAGATAAAAATACGGCTTCCGTTTCCGTCTGTCTCCGGTAGGCCTGATTCGTCAAATCCTGCGCCGCTCCGGCCGGGTCAATCAGCGGGAGAAAGCTTTTGCCCTGCACCGTATCCGGAATCGGCAGCCCCGCCAGATCCAATAAAGTCGGCATATGATCCATGCTGGCAAAAAGCGTATCCGTCCGTCCCGGCGCAATCCCCTTGCCCCTGACCATGAAGGGAATCCGAATCGACTCCTCGTACCAGATATTTTTGCCCATCAAACCCTGCGAACCCATCATATCGCCGTGGTCAGCACTTAAAATAACAATCGTGTCCTCCTTTAATCCGGCTGCTTCCAAATAATCCAACAACCGGCCGAAGTTCTCATCCAGCCCCCGAATGGCTGCGTAGTATTCCCGGTATTTTTTCAAATATGCCGGATCCTCTCGCCACTCGGCCGGGACATTCGGTGAAAAATCGGCGGCTTCCGGCTGAGCTGCCAAATATTTGTCCGGCACCTGCTCATACGGCGGATGCGGCGGATTCCACGAGATAACCATGCAAAACGGCTTCGTCTGATCGCGGTTCTGCAAAAAGCCAAGTGCTCGATTCGTTTCCACCTCCACCGACCAGCTGCCCGGATAAATCGGCTGCTGTGAAGACTGCCAATAGTGCGGGTTTAAATGCTCGTCCATTGCTCCATAGGAAAACCAGTAGTCAAAACCATGCCGCCGTTCCCCATCCGGAGTATACGCATCCCATTCCTTGGCGGTCGAGGCCGGCTCCTTAAAAAAGTTCTTTTCACTGGCATCCAAATGCCACTTGCCGATATAGGCCGTTTGATAGCCATGCTCTTTAAATACCTCACCAAAGGTTACTTCCTGCGGTTTCAGGCAAACCACTTCATCTAAGCCAATCTTACAGTTTGTCCACATACCGCAGGCATAGGGATATTTCCCGGTTAACAGCGCCGCCCGGTGCGGCGAACACAAAGGGTAACTGCTGATCGCCTGATCAAAGACCAAGCTTTCGGCCGCAAACTCATCCATCCGCGGTGTCTGCACCGGCTCGCCCTCAAATCCCAGCGCCGTTTTTCGCCATTGATCGGCAAAGACATATAAAATATTTTTCATCATAACCTCATTTCTATCTTTTGATTGTGTACCAACAGTTTAGGTAAGCAGATACTTATGCCTAACGCCCACACTCGTAATTCGTTGAAATATGAGCGAATTACGACCAGCTTACCTGAACTGAACCATTGCAACATACGAAAAAATCCTGCTTCTCTCTTTGCGCAGCCTCTTTATTTCCCCGGCTATAACACTTGCACACACAGCCATAACAACAACAAATGCGCCGGATAAAAAGCATAAAAAAAGTATTTCAGGGCCGGGCCTTTTTTCCCGTTAAACAGCAGCAAGGCCGGAAAGCTTAATGCCGCAAGACATTCAATGTATTGCCCCCAGAAAAACCGACCGGAAAGAAACGTATACATCATGCCATAACCTATCAGCAGCAAAACAGCCATAGCATACTTTCGTACTGGCTGATTTCGGTAATAATAAAAACTCATCACCCAAATCACGCCCCAGGCGCCGTAATCCGTCTGTAAATAAGAAGCCGCACAGGCAAACAGCAGCGTAAGTCCCCAGAAAACAAACAAATTCTGCCGCTCCGCCGGAAGCTTCCTGTAAAAGTAAAGCACCGCCAGCGCCAGGCTGAATGTCCACATCACATTTTGATGCGCCAAGTGCACTGTTTCGCCCCAAAACGCCAAATCAAACGGCAGTTCCGATATCACGGCAAAAAGCAGCATCCGGCCCAGATATTTCTCCAAACTCTTTGTCCGGGTCATTCCTTCCACTAAAAGAAAAGCAAAGATCGGAAAAGCAATCCGGCCAATCATCCGCAAAATTATATACTGCGGGAAAAAAATCGCTCCGATATGATCAATTGCCATTGTTATAATCGCAATCATTTTCAGCCAAAATGTTGACATTGGCCGCTCCTTTCTGCTGCCGCCTTAGCGGCAATATACTGCCATCGATAGTTCTGCCCGAATGCCTTTTCGGCCTGACTTGCCTGCATCCGTCAAACTCCGGGATGCTCGCCGCCCTCAGCCGCACCGGACGGAATCAAACACTGCTCCTTGGAAAAGCACATGGCAAACTCACTACCACTGCCCTTTTTCGAGCGCGCTCTGATTTGGCCGCCCTGGCCCGTGACCAGCGCCTTGGCAATCGCCAGTCCCAGTCCATGTCCGCCCGTTTCTCTGGCTCTGGACTCATCCAGGCGATAAAAGCGCTCAAACAAACGCGGCAGTTCTCCGGGCTCAACTCCAATTCCCTGGTCGCGCACCCCGGCGTAAACAAAGCGGTCATCGGCATAGCAAAAAGCCGTAATCTGTTTGCCCGAATCCGTGTATTTAATGGCATTATCCATAAAAA of Lachnospiraceae bacterium oral taxon 500 contains these proteins:
- a CDS encoding sulfatase; amino-acid sequence: MMKNILYVFADQWRKTALGFEGEPVQTPRMDEFAAESLVFDQAISSYPLCSPHRAALLTGKYPYACGMWTNCKIGLDEVVCLKPQEVTFGEVFKEHGYQTAYIGKWHLDASEKNFFKEPASTAKEWDAYTPDGERRHGFDYWFSYGAMDEHLNPHYWQSSQQPIYPGSWSVEVETNRALGFLQNRDQTKPFCMVISWNPPHPPYEQVPDKYLAAQPEAADFSPNVPAEWREDPAYLKKYREYYAAIRGLDENFGRLLDYLEAAGLKEDTIVILSADHGDMMGSQGLMGKNIWYEESIRIPFMVRGKGIAPGRTDTLFASMDHMPTLLDLAGLPIPDTVQGKSFLPLIDPAGAAQDLTNQAYRRQTETEAVFLSMIPGMPELIAPYRQLGLNNKAFGWRGLRGKDFTYVIDNGIEPGKKQKRYYYDLTKDPYQLSPVVLSPHDEFCRKWDPVLEEHLQLIQDPFLMQSIF